The Terriglobia bacterium DNA window ATTGGTCCGAGATTTTCCGGGAGCGATTTTCAGTCCGGCGCTGGAGTTCTCGGACTCCCGTCGTCCCGGGTTGCAGTGCGATGACCGCGCCCGGTGGCCTGCTCGGACATCAACTGAAACTCTGAATCGTTGTGTGATGGGGGCACGAACCTCCATGGGGCAGGGTCAGGGAGTCATTTTTAGCTTGCAGAAAATGTGGGATGACCGTTAAAAGGTGTGGGGCAGATTCGGGGTCATCCCTGGGTTTACCCAGATCAGACCAGAACCGCGACTTGCCGCCCGACCGGATCTTTAGAAGCAGCAGCGGCTGGGAGGGAAGAATCCAAGGGAATGACCGGTCCAAATTTCGATTAAACTGCTAAACAATTTCATCAACTTAGCCGAAAAGTCATAGTGGATAGGGTGGTAGACAATTTCGCGGATTCTTCCTGGGTTGTCCCCGCCTTTGGCCCTCGGAGGAGATTCCTGTGCAAGTTATTGAGAGTTGGTAGACTCGCGTGGATCTGAGAACGGGAGGGGAATGCTCCCGGTCTCAGTCCCGGCGGCCCTCTTTTGGTCTGAGAGTGGAATCGTCATCGTTCAATTTTTCGAAACATTTAGAAAATACAATTTGTGCCTGGAAATTGGTGCTTCAGCACAGTTTGGAAGAACCGGGCGACCGGGTCTCGACGCGGCAGGGTGAGCAGTGAGATTCCATTTTCATGTCTTTCCAGAGGGTCAAAATTCAATGGCGATCAAACTGAATAACGAAGGGGTTCGAAGGGTTCCCCATGCAGGCAAGGCGCCCGCCGGGCGGGTGTCGCGTCTTCGCTTTGCGATGCTGCTGTTGTGTCTGAGTGTTGGATTGGGCCTGTGCTCCATATTGGTTGCCCAGCCACGAACCCAGTCTGCGACCGGCGCTTCCAAGGACGCTGCGATCGTCAACGTGCAGGGGCAGCGAGGAGGACGTCTGGTTGTGGGAACCACGGCGGCGCCCCGGTCCTTCAATTGGGTCATTGCGAACGACAGTGCCTCCCGGCAGGTGACCTATCAGCTGTTGGGCGATCTGATTCACCTCAATCGCGCGACGCAGCAGATTGAGCCCGCCCTAGCCAAGTCCTGGCAGATTTCCAAGGACGGGTTGGTCTACACCCTACGCTTGCGGGAAGGGGTCCGTTTCTCGGACGGTCATCCCTTTGATGCGGATGATGTGATCTTCACCTTCCAAGTCTACCTTGACCCCCAAGTGAACTCAACGCAACGGGCGCTCTTGACCATCAATGGGAATCCCTTGAAGGTGGAAAAACTGGGGCCGTTGGCGGTGCGCTTTACCTTTCCGCAAGCCCATGGGCCTGCCGAGCGGGCTTTCGATGTCATTGGGATCCTGCCTCGACACTTGCTCGAGGGCGCTTATCGTGAAGGGCGTTTTGAGAAGATGTGGACGCTGGCAGAGGACCCCAAGAACGTGGTCGGGTTAGGCCCTTTTCGTTTGCAGAAAATCATCCCGGGGCAGCGCGTGATCCTCGAACGCAATCCCTATTACTGGAAGGTCGATGCTCAAAAAAATCCGCTGCCTTATCTCGATGAGCTCCTTTTTGAGGTCCTGCCGGACCAAAACGCCGCGACCTTGCGGCTTCTCAGCGGCGATATCGACTTGCTCGACAAGGTGCTCCCCACCGACTATGAGTTTCTGAAGAAATCGGAGGGGGAGAAGGGGATCTCCCTGATCAATGCCGGGCCCAGCCTGCAATACCTTTTTCTCGGGTTCAATCTGAACAACAGTGTGAACGCGGCGACGCAGAAGCCCTATGTGGACCCGGAGAAGGAAGGCTGGTTTTCCAACCTCAATTTTCGCCGTGCCATCGCCTATGCCATCGATCGCGCCTCCATCATCAAGCTGGTGTATCACGGGACCGCGCACGAGATTTTTGCGCAGACCAGCCCCAGCAACAAGTTCTGGTTCAATCCGAAGATCATGCAGTACGACTTCAATCCCAGCCGGGCACGGGAACTGCTCTCTCAGGCGGGTTTCCGCGTGCGGCCCGGTGATGGGGCCCTGCTGTCTCCCTCCGGCGCCCGAGTTGAATTTACCCTGGTGACCAACGCTGACAACCGCGAGCGGACCCGGATCGCCAGCCTCATCCAGTCCGACCTGCAGCAGCTGGGAATCCAGGTGAAGTTTCAGGGGGTGGAGTTCAATGCCCTGGTTGGGAAGCTGACCCAAACCTTCGACTACGAAGCCGTCATCATGGAACTCGGAGGGGGAGATGACGATCCGGGGAGCGAAATGAACGTGTGGCTCTCGAGCGGGAATCTCCATGTCTGGCACGTCGGAGAAGACAAGCCGGCAACGACATGGGAAGCCCGGATCGACACCTTGATGAAACAGCAGATGACCACGGTCGCGCGACCAGTCCGCAAGCGGGCGTATGACGAGGTTCAGAAGATTATCTCTGAACAACTGCCGATCCTCCCCCTAGTCAGTCGCGATGTGGTGGTCGCAGCGAAAAAACAGATTGGTAATCTGCAGCCGGCAGTCATGGTCCCGTATGCCTTATGGAACTCCGAACAACTGTATCTCAAGCACTGAAATCGTCGACCCCCGAATCGTCTGTGGATGATCAGGAACTGATCCGGCGGTGCATGAACGGGGAGGAGTTGGCCTGGGAGTGTCTGGTCGAGAGGTACAAACGGTTGATATATTCCATTCCCATTAAGAATGGTTGTCAATCCAGCGATGCCGCCGACATTTTCCAGTCCGTCTGCCTGGATTTGCTTGAAAGCCTGGCCAGTTTGCGAGACTCCACCAAACTCAAGACCTGGCTGGTCACGGTGACGGTCCGCAAGTGCATCGATTTGCGGCAGAAGATGAGCCGCGAGGGGGTGACGCTTTCCGAGGGAGAGGCGGACCTCGTAGCGGACCACAGATCGGACATTTCCCGGATTTCCCTGGAAGTGGAGCAGGAGCAGGTGATTCGAGAGGCGTTGAAGAAGCTCCCGCTGCGCTGCGCCACCCTGATCCAGCACCTCTTTTTTGACGAGCCCCACCTTTCGTATTCTGAGATCGCCGTGCGGTTCGGGGTATCCAGCAACAGCATCGGGCCGGCACGCGACCGATGCCTCGAGAAGTTGAAGGATCTCCTCGAAGGAGCTCCCCCTTCGGCGGACGAACCGAACGGATCGAAGAAATGAACCCATGAAGATTTCCGGTGAACGCGCCATGCCTCTCTCTGACCTTTCTGCGCCGACCCTTTCCCCCGCGGAATGGGTTGAGAAAATCGCCCATTCAGAATCTCCCGAGGAGATCGCGGATCCGCTGGCGGGCTGGTCGAATCCGGTCGGTCTTTCTTTGGTCGAACACCTGACGCAGGAAGTGATCCGGTACAGTCGAAGGGATCCCAAGGCGACCATGCGTCTCGCCCAGGCCGCCCACGTCGTGGCCACTCGATTGGGAGATCCCAAGGCGATGGCCCTGGCCGAGCGCGCACTGGGAAACGCGGAACAAGTGGGTGGAAACAACAGGGCGGCAGCCGCGCACTACCGTAGCTCCATCCAAAGATTTGAAGCCCTGGGCGACGAGATCGAACTCGCGCGTACGCTGTCGTCCTCCGTGGGGGTCCTGGTGTACCTGGGAGAGTACGACCGGGGTCTCGAGGAGGCGGAACGGGCCAAGGAGATTTTTGAGCGTTACCAGGATGAAGCGCGGCTGGCGCGCCTGGAAGTCAATCGCGGCAATCTCTACCATCGACTCGATCGATTTCAGGAAGCGATCGCTTGTTACGATAGCGCTCTTGCCGTCCTGGAGCGAAGCGGCGACTATGAGGCCATTGCAGGGATTAAAAGCAACCAGGCCACCTGTCTCATCACATTGAACCGGTTCGAAGATGCGCTGAAGAGTTATCGTGAGGCCCGCGCCCTCTGCGAGG harbors:
- a CDS encoding sigma-70 family RNA polymerase sigma factor, whose protein sequence is MDDQELIRRCMNGEELAWECLVERYKRLIYSIPIKNGCQSSDAADIFQSVCLDLLESLASLRDSTKLKTWLVTVTVRKCIDLRQKMSREGVTLSEGEADLVADHRSDISRISLEVEQEQVIREALKKLPLRCATLIQHLFFDEPHLSYSEIAVRFGVSSNSIGPARDRCLEKLKDLLEGAPPSADEPNGSKK
- a CDS encoding ABC transporter substrate-binding protein, which encodes MAIKLNNEGVRRVPHAGKAPAGRVSRLRFAMLLLCLSVGLGLCSILVAQPRTQSATGASKDAAIVNVQGQRGGRLVVGTTAAPRSFNWVIANDSASRQVTYQLLGDLIHLNRATQQIEPALAKSWQISKDGLVYTLRLREGVRFSDGHPFDADDVIFTFQVYLDPQVNSTQRALLTINGNPLKVEKLGPLAVRFTFPQAHGPAERAFDVIGILPRHLLEGAYREGRFEKMWTLAEDPKNVVGLGPFRLQKIIPGQRVILERNPYYWKVDAQKNPLPYLDELLFEVLPDQNAATLRLLSGDIDLLDKVLPTDYEFLKKSEGEKGISLINAGPSLQYLFLGFNLNNSVNAATQKPYVDPEKEGWFSNLNFRRAIAYAIDRASIIKLVYHGTAHEIFAQTSPSNKFWFNPKIMQYDFNPSRARELLSQAGFRVRPGDGALLSPSGARVEFTLVTNADNRERTRIASLIQSDLQQLGIQVKFQGVEFNALVGKLTQTFDYEAVIMELGGGDDDPGSEMNVWLSSGNLHVWHVGEDKPATTWEARIDTLMKQQMTTVARPVRKRAYDEVQKIISEQLPILPLVSRDVVVAAKKQIGNLQPAVMVPYALWNSEQLYLKH